Within the Prevotella scopos JCM 17725 genome, the region CAATGAACTCATCACGGGCACGACACTTGAACCAAGGATAGCCAGCAAGGATATATCGCTCATCTTTCTTCGTACGATTATGGAACTGATGTGCAGCATTAACAAGACAATGGAAGAAGTTATCACGTGGACTACGTGACTCCACTTCCTTATCAAACAAAATCTTCAAAGTTGAAGTTTTGCTTTCAGTTGTTGAAGCAGCAAAGACTATACTTTCTCCTTTACTGATATTCATCTCAAAATAACCAGGAACATACAGATCCTCATTAGAAGCATAACCACGTTCCTGTTCCTTTGGATATTCCAACCCACGATACCAGTATGGTTCAAAGTGGAACTCATTTTTCTTTGAGAACTGCATGTAAAGTGAAGGATAACCAGCATACATACAAGTACTTATACCATTATCTACATCCTGATATGAGCGATCAGCAGCACCATTCTCATGCGTAAACTGACGAACACTACGAAATGCCAAGAACGGACGGAATTGCAAAGTAGTCTTTGAATGTGCCTCCAATAAGGTATAACGTATCAAAATACGGTCCTCGTAATGCTGGAAGACAACTTCCTTCTTTAACAAGACACCACCTACTCGATAAAGCGTTGTAGGCACAGTATCACAATCAAATTCACGAATATACTTATGCCCTTGTGGACTGAAGTTATTGCCGTGATACTTATGCAAGCCCAAATTGAACGAGGCACCATGCTGAATGACGGTTGGGTCAAGCGAACTCAATAGCACATGATTATCATCGTCCAGTTCGGGAACTGGTACAACAAGTAATCCATGATACTTGCGCGTATTGCAATCAACAATCGTCGAACATGAATAGGCACCAGAGCGGTTGGTTCTCAACAGCTCCCTAGGAAGCGAATCTTGAAGATTGGTCATCAGAGCCTTTTCAAATTTTAAGTAGCTCATGTCTTTTAAGGTTTAGTGTTTGGTTTTTATGTATTCTAGGTAGAAGTCTTTACAGACTTTGCCTTTTCGTACTTCAAAGATACAAATATTTTTCATAACGACATTAAAAGTAAGATATTATTTTATTATTATATTCGATTAATACCTTAACATTTAAAACTCATACGAAAATTAAGGACAAGATTTGGTATTGATAATTATAGATAAACGAAATAAAACCTACAAATTTAATCTTAACACTTTAATAGATATTATGTCCGTAGGCTATACCTAATATGACGTGACATACGTTTGTATATCACGTCATACATTATATATAAAGTAGTTTAACTCGGTATGATAAAGTTAATAACTTCTTTCTCCACATCAATAGTGAATGTTCCAATGGGTGTACCATTTATGAGGCGACCATCAACACTGACGGGCGTATGCTGTGCGATCTGCACGTTTATTTCATTTGTTCTGTAGGCTTGTACGTTACGATGATTCAAAATCTTTTCCCGCAACAACAGATACATACCTTCCATTGCTTGGAGCATATTGGGCTGGGAAACGATAGAAACATCCAGCAAACCATTGTAAGGAACAGCATTCGGTGTCTGCCCATACCCCTGTGCATTACCGACACATATCGTCATCAGACGTTGCCTAATGCTGTCTGTGTTGATTTTCAGCGACATCAGATAATCCATACGTTGAAACAAAAGCAGAAAACATGAGAGGATAAATGAGATTGTTCGGGATACGAAGAGGTGACGCATACGACGACGAAGACTTATAATATTAGCCACCATTCCAATATTTACACAATTAAGAAAATATCGACGGCAACGCTCATTCTTCTTATTCTCATAGCGAATACAGCCGACATCTACTCGTCTTACACGCTTCTGCTTGAGCCAAACTATTGTCTGTTCCAAGTGCGACTCATCAAAGCCCCAGAAGTGTGCAAAATCATTTAACACGCCATTCGGAATAACTCCCAACGTAATACGCTCACGCTCTTCTGGTTCTAATTGCATCAGATAATTTACCGCATCATTCAACGCTGAGTCGCCTCCGTAGATAATAATTGTTTTATAACCATTACTAATCAACTTTCGCACGAGTCTATCCACACTACGTGGATTCTCACTCTGCACCATATCATATTGAATATTGTGCGCTTGCAGGCAACGTTCAGTTTGCTCCCAACGTTTTACGGGGTTAGCAAGCACTCCTCCACCTTTTGGACAATAAATAACTCCCCATCTTCCTTCCTCTACCATAAGCTCAATATTTCTTCAAGTTTATCCTCCATCTTTTGTGCAGCATTTACCCAATGAATTGTAAAGCCACGTCGCTCCATACCACGAAACCACGTCATCTGCCGCTTAGCAAACTGATGAATAGCAATTTCTAACTGTCGGAACATCTCGTCATAAGACAGCTTCCCTATGAGATACTCTGTCACATACTTATATTCCAAGCCATAATAGATAAGGTCTTCTGCAGGTATCCCCTCCTTCAATAGCCCAGCTATCTCGTTAACCATTCCTTCTTCAAGGCGTGCTTTCAGACGATTGGTTATTTTCTTTCTTCTTGCCTCACGATCTATGTCTACACCTATTATTAATGAGTCAATTGGCGGACATTGCCGTTCTTCTGTTGGCTTTGTAAGATTATAGGTCTCTATCTCAATGGCACGAATAGCACGCTGACAAGAGTCAACATCCGTCTTATTGTGCATAACGGAATGATTCTTTTCCTTCAGGTCAACTAACATAGCCGTCAATTCATCGAGCGATTTCTCTTCTAATGCCTTACGCAGTTCAGGATTCTGTGGCACTGGCGAAAGATTATAACCCTTCAACACAGCCTCAATATAAAGACCCGTACCACCGCAGAGAATGGGCAGCACTCCCCTACTCCGTATATCCTCATAACTATCAAGGAAATCCTTCTGATAGCGAAAAAGGTTATACTTCGTTCCTGGTTCACATATATCTATAAGGTGATAAGGCACAGTCTTCCCATCCACCGTGTAATCAGCCAAGTCCTTTCCCGTACCGATATCCATGCCACAATAAACCTGACGGCTGTCAGCACTAATGATTTCAGCGTTGAGTCGAGCGGCTAAATGCGCAGCAAGGTCAGTCTTCCCCGAAGCCGTTGGTCCGAGGATAGTTATCATACGCTTGTTGCAAGCAACACCAGCAGCAAGGTCCTCACCTATATGTTCGTTCTTCATGTCACAAAGATAACAAAAAAATCCCTGCCAGCAAGCTGACAGAGACTATTATTTTATCCGTCAATCACTCTCTACGCAAGAGAGGATTGCAGATGACCTTTCGGTTGGTATTACTTCAACTCTGCGAAGTACTTGATTGTACGAACCATCTGAGAAGTATAAGAGTTCTCATTGTCGTACCAAGAAACAACCTGTACCTGATAGCAATCATCGCTGATCTTGCTTACCATAGTCTGAGTTGCATCAAACAAAGAACCGAAACGCATACCGATGATATCAGAAGAAACGATCTGATCCTCAGTATAACCAAAGCTCTCTGTTGAAGCAGCCTTCATTGCAGCGTTAATACCCTCTACTGTTACGTCCTTACCCTTAACAACAGCAACGAGGATTGTTGTAGAACCTGTTGGAGTTGGAACACGCTGTGCAGAACCGATCAACTTACCGTTCAACTCTGGGATAACAAGACCGATAGCCTTAGCAGCACCAGTTGAGTTAGGAACGATGTTGCAAGCACCTGCACGTGAACGACGGAGGTCACCCTTACGCTGTGGACCATCAAGAATCATCTGGTCACCAGTGTAAGCGTGGATAGTTGACATGATACCTGACTGGATTGGAGCGTATGCGTTCAATGCAGCAGCCATTGGAGCCAAGCAGTTTGTTGTACAAGAAGCTGCAGAAATAACAGTATCATCAGCCTTCAAAGTCTTGTGGTTTGTATTGAAAACAACTGTAGGAAGATCGTTACCTGCTGGAGCTGAGATAACTACCTTCTTTGCACCTGCCTGGAGGTGAGCAGAAGCCTTCTCCTTTGATGTATAGAAACCAGTACACTCAAGAACTACATCTACGTTGTTAGCAGCCCATGGGCAGTTAGCAGCGTCCTTCTCAGCAGAGATCTTAATCTCTTTACCATCAACGATGATAGAATCCTCAGTAGCCTCTACAGTGTGCTTACCCTCACCGAACTTGCCAGCGAAACCACCCTGAGCGGTATCATACTTCAAAAGATGAGCAAGCATCTTAGGACTTGTCAAGTCGTTAATTGCAACAACCTCATAACCTTCAGCCTCGAACATCTGACGGAATGCGAGACGACCAATACGGCCAAAGCCGTTAATAGCTACATTTACCATTTTACTATAAATTATTTATAAAAGTTTATAAAAACAATTCTCTTTTACCTTCTTATAGAAGATTTCCTTTCTTACGATTGCAAAGATACAATTTTTTTTTTATTTTTGCAGTCGCTTAGCGTATTAAATATTATAAAATTAAATCGTTTTGCACACATAGACTATTATATGCAAGATAACCAACCAATATTGTAAAGTCTATGTAACAAAAAAGGGTATTAGTAAATAACGCAAAAAACAAATTAACAACAAGAGTAATTATGAGCAAACTTATTCAAGAATTCAAGGAATTCGCTGTAAAGGGTAATGCTGTTGATATGGCAGTCGGTGTAATCATTGGTGGTGCATTCGGCAAGATTGTTTCATCTATCGTTGACGACATCATCATGCCTCCTATTGGATGGCTTATTGGTGGTGTTAACTTCTCAGACTTGAAATGGACGCTACCAGCAGTAGAGATACCTGGTGTAACAGCTCCTGCACCAGCTACCATCAACTATGGTAACTTCTTACAGACATTACTTGACTTTATCATCATCGCTTTCTGTGTATTCATGATGGTAAAGGGTATCAACAAACTCTCTAAAAAGAAGGAAGAGCCAGCTGCTCCTGCACCAGACCCAGAGCCAACTAACGAGGAGAAACTTCTTTCTGAGATTCGTGACTTGCTGAAGAATAAGTAAGCAATTTTCTGAAAACTGATATAATGAGTTCGAAGAGTCGTAAAGAGTCTTCGAACTTTTTTGATTTTATGAATCTGACCTAGTAGGAAAAGCGTGTGGAAAAGGCACATAAAAAGCTAATGATAATAAATATTTTCATTTTTTTGAATAGCAAGTATTCCAAAATTAGAAAGAAATTATCGTATAACTTACTAGATTAGTTTTATTTTAAGTTACTATCATTTTTACAACTTTATGTATCTTTCTGAACTATAGAAGGTTAAGCACTTATCACAAAACGCCACATCATTGAGGTGACGATGGCACAAATAGCGATGGAATCGTAGCAGGCAAATTACTGACATCTTTGAACACAACTTTAAAATCAAACGAAAGATAGAGTTGTAAAGTAAGTTCCCAACATAATCCCAGTAGCCTTCTTCTCTTTTTCTTTACAACATTGTATAAAGAAGAATGGGGACGCTCATACGTCCCCATTCTTCTTATATTTTATATCTTCGTCTTACTCCCACTCAATTGTTGAAGGTGGTTTTGAAGAGATATCGTAACATACACGATTAACTCCCTTCACCTTGCGGATGATTTCGTTGGAAACATCTGCCATGAAATCGTATGGGAGGTGTGCCCAGTCAGCAGTCATCGCATCCATTGAAGTTACAGCACGAAGAGCGACTGGATGCTCGTAGGTACGCTCATCACCCATCACTCCTACAGAACGAATCGTAGAAAGTAATACAGTGCCTGCCTGCCAAACATGGTCATAAAGACTTGAACCATCTGGCATTGTATAGTTATGCATCTTCTCAATATAGATATCGTCAGCATCTTGGAGGATACGTACCTTATCATGCGTGATGTCACCCAAAATACGAACAGCAAGACCAGGACCAGGGAATGGATGACGCTTGATAAGACGCTCAGGCATTCCAAGTTCATAACCTACACGGCGAACCTCATCCTTGAAAAGCCAACGGAGTGGCTCACAAAGCTGAAGATGCATCTCCTCTGGAAGTCCACCTACATTATGATGGCTCTTGATAACCATACCCGTAATGCTAAGACTCTCAATACGGTCTGGATAAATCGTACCCTGTGCGAGCCACTTTGCATCGGTAATCTTCTTTGCCTCGGCATTAAATACCTCAACGAAGTCGCGACCAATAATCTTACGCTTCTGCTCTGGATCGGTAACACCTTCCAAATCCTTAAAGAATTGATCAGATGCATCGACACCGATAACATTCAATCCAAGTCCTTTATAAGCTTCCAAAACCTTTGTAAACTCATTCTTGCGAAGCATACCATGATCAACGAAGATACAAGTAAGGTTCTTACCAATAGCCTTATTGAGCAATACTGCACAAACAGAAGAGTCAACACCACCTGAAAGACCAAGGATAACGCGGTCGTTACCCACCTGCTCACGAATCTCCTGAACAGCACTTTCAACAAAGGAAGCAGCACTCCACTCCTGCTTGCTACCACAGATATTCACAACGAAGTTCTCCAACAATTGCTTACCCTGCAATGAGTGGTAAACCTCTGGATGGAATTGTACTGCCCATACTGGCTGTGTCTTTGATGCAAAAGCAGCATACTTAACATCACCTGTAGAGGCAATAATATCATAATCCTCTGGGATTGCCGTAATCGTATCACCATGACTCATCCACACTTGCGAGCCTTTCTCAAAGCCTGCAAAAAGGCGGTTGTTAAGGTCGATACTCTCTAAGTTGGCACGACCATACTCACGTGAACCCGTCTGCTCAACCTTACCTCCATTTGAATAAGAGATGTACTGAGCACCATAACAGATGCCGAGAACAGGAATCTTACCGATAAACTGACTGAGGTCTATCTTGAAAGCCTCTGGGTCATGTACGGAATAAGGTGAGCCAGAAAGAATCACACCAATCACAGATGGGTCATCTTTCGGGAACTTGTTGTAAGGGAGGATCTCGCAGAAGGTATCCAACTCACGTACACGACGGCCGATAAGCTGTGTCGTCTGTGAGCCGAAATCCAAAATGATAATCTTCTGTTGCATGTAAATGAATTATATTTAAAGAATATCAGTTCTCCGTCTTGGAGCTTTGATAATCTGAATTTGCAATAAAGTCTTCTGCAGCTTGTAAGCTGTCAAGTTTACCTACATCAAGCAGATGGAGGTCGATTTTTAGTTCGCCACGGATATCAAGTGTGTCGCAGTTGTTGAGATAAAAGTCCATAATTGGGAACTTATCTTTATCAACAGCCTCAACTGTTTGTACCGCAGAGGGAGCTAACACGTGAATACCAGAGAAAGCACAGAGGTAGCAGTTGTTCTGATAATAAGAACTTTCTTTCTCTGTTGGTGAAACGAAATGTATCTGACGTATCTCCACATGAGGTGATTTCACCTCACCTGTAGCCACATTCGTCCAGCCAACTAAGCGCATATTGCTGTCAAACACTAAATAACGTTGTGTGATGCGATGGCTTACCAACAACATTGCATCTGCCTTTGTTTCCATAGCATGGCGATAGAATGCGGCTAAATCCACATTACTTAATATGTCAACATTATGAATCAGCACTGGCCGATGCTGATCAAAAAGCGAAGCAGCTCGCTTGATACCACCACCGGTATCAAGGAGCTGCTCTGTTTCATCAGACACATAGATATCCACACCATAGTTGTGTGTATCCAAATAGTCTGTTATCTGGTTTGCAAAATGATGTACATTGACAACCATCCGACTGCATCCTGCATCTTTCAATCTTTTAATAACATGCTCAAGCAGTGGCGCACCTCCCACCCTTACCAACGCTTTTGGCATTGTGTCAGTAAGCGGTTTCAAACGGGTACCGAGTCCGGCTGCAAAAATCATTGCCTGCATTTGCTTTTCTTTTTATGCCTACAAAATTAATGCTTTTATTTCAGTCTGCAAAGGATTGACGAACATAAATCAAAAAAGAAATTGACTTTACATTGACTTATCAACTCTGTGGCTTTGTTCTATACCATAGATCCAAAAATGACAACAGAAACATTATTCCTCTAGTCTCCATTGCCATCTTTTCATATCAACACTGCCGTTAGAACGAAATGTAATTCCCTCTTTTTCAAGTAATCTGCGCTGCTCAGGCCAGCAAGGGGCCATACATCCAGAACTATTTACCACCCTATGACAAGGCAAGGCTTCAGTTCCAGTGGCGTCACGTAGCATCTTTCCTACCAAGCGAGCATGCCTTGGATAACCTATAAGCCACGCTATTTGTCCATAACTCAGCACACGCCCACGTGGAATAGATGATACAATCTCATATACCTCTTTGCGGAATTCATCAATAATTACGGACATTTTCCTTCGTTGAACTAATATAATTAAGGAGTATGCGAATTTAGAAAGGGT harbors:
- a CDS encoding diacylglycerol/lipid kinase family protein; the encoded protein is MVEEGRWGVIYCPKGGGVLANPVKRWEQTERCLQAHNIQYDMVQSENPRSVDRLVRKLISNGYKTIIIYGGDSALNDAVNYLMQLEPEERERITLGVIPNGVLNDFAHFWGFDESHLEQTIVWLKQKRVRRVDVGCIRYENKKNERCRRYFLNCVNIGMVANIISLRRRMRHLFVSRTISFILSCFLLLFQRMDYLMSLKINTDSIRQRLMTICVGNAQGYGQTPNAVPYNGLLDVSIVSQPNMLQAMEGMYLLLREKILNHRNVQAYRTNEINVQIAQHTPVSVDGRLINGTPIGTFTIDVEKEVINFIIPS
- the miaA gene encoding tRNA (adenosine(37)-N6)-dimethylallyltransferase MiaA, with protein sequence MKNEHIGEDLAAGVACNKRMITILGPTASGKTDLAAHLAARLNAEIISADSRQVYCGMDIGTGKDLADYTVDGKTVPYHLIDICEPGTKYNLFRYQKDFLDSYEDIRSRGVLPILCGGTGLYIEAVLKGYNLSPVPQNPELRKALEEKSLDELTAMLVDLKEKNHSVMHNKTDVDSCQRAIRAIEIETYNLTKPTEERQCPPIDSLIIGVDIDREARRKKITNRLKARLEEGMVNEIAGLLKEGIPAEDLIYYGLEYKYVTEYLIGKLSYDEMFRQLEIAIHQFAKRQMTWFRGMERRGFTIHWVNAAQKMEDKLEEILSLW
- the gap gene encoding type I glyceraldehyde-3-phosphate dehydrogenase, with the translated sequence MVNVAINGFGRIGRLAFRQMFEAEGYEVVAINDLTSPKMLAHLLKYDTAQGGFAGKFGEGKHTVEATEDSIIVDGKEIKISAEKDAANCPWAANNVDVVLECTGFYTSKEKASAHLQAGAKKVVISAPAGNDLPTVVFNTNHKTLKADDTVISAASCTTNCLAPMAAALNAYAPIQSGIMSTIHAYTGDQMILDGPQRKGDLRRSRAGACNIVPNSTGAAKAIGLVIPELNGKLIGSAQRVPTPTGSTTILVAVVKGKDVTVEGINAAMKAASTESFGYTEDQIVSSDIIGMRFGSLFDATQTMVSKISDDCYQVQVVSWYDNENSYTSQMVRTIKYFAELK
- the mscL gene encoding large-conductance mechanosensitive channel protein MscL, translating into MSKLIQEFKEFAVKGNAVDMAVGVIIGGAFGKIVSSIVDDIIMPPIGWLIGGVNFSDLKWTLPAVEIPGVTAPAPATINYGNFLQTLLDFIIIAFCVFMMVKGINKLSKKKEEPAAPAPDPEPTNEEKLLSEIRDLLKNK
- the guaA gene encoding glutamine-hydrolyzing GMP synthase; amino-acid sequence: MQQKIIILDFGSQTTQLIGRRVRELDTFCEILPYNKFPKDDPSVIGVILSGSPYSVHDPEAFKIDLSQFIGKIPVLGICYGAQYISYSNGGKVEQTGSREYGRANLESIDLNNRLFAGFEKGSQVWMSHGDTITAIPEDYDIIASTGDVKYAAFASKTQPVWAVQFHPEVYHSLQGKQLLENFVVNICGSKQEWSAASFVESAVQEIREQVGNDRVILGLSGGVDSSVCAVLLNKAIGKNLTCIFVDHGMLRKNEFTKVLEAYKGLGLNVIGVDASDQFFKDLEGVTDPEQKRKIIGRDFVEVFNAEAKKITDAKWLAQGTIYPDRIESLSITGMVIKSHHNVGGLPEEMHLQLCEPLRWLFKDEVRRVGYELGMPERLIKRHPFPGPGLAVRILGDITHDKVRILQDADDIYIEKMHNYTMPDGSSLYDHVWQAGTVLLSTIRSVGVMGDERTYEHPVALRAVTSMDAMTADWAHLPYDFMADVSNEIIRKVKGVNRVCYDISSKPPSTIEWE
- a CDS encoding sugar phosphate nucleotidyltransferase — its product is MQAMIFAAGLGTRLKPLTDTMPKALVRVGGAPLLEHVIKRLKDAGCSRMVVNVHHFANQITDYLDTHNYGVDIYVSDETEQLLDTGGGIKRAASLFDQHRPVLIHNVDILSNVDLAAFYRHAMETKADAMLLVSHRITQRYLVFDSNMRLVGWTNVATGEVKSPHVEIRQIHFVSPTEKESSYYQNNCYLCAFSGIHVLAPSAVQTVEAVDKDKFPIMDFYLNNCDTLDIRGELKIDLHLLDVGKLDSLQAAEDFIANSDYQSSKTEN
- a CDS encoding MGMT family protein; protein product: MSVIIDEFRKEVYEIVSSIPRGRVLSYGQIAWLIGYPRHARLVGKMLRDATGTEALPCHRVVNSSGCMAPCWPEQRRLLEKEGITFRSNGSVDMKRWQWRLEE